One part of the Kryptolebias marmoratus isolate JLee-2015 linkage group LG13, ASM164957v2, whole genome shotgun sequence genome encodes these proteins:
- the cfap298 gene encoding cilia- and flagella-associated protein 298 isoform X1, translating to MVQLHVKRGDESQFLFNTTTDSPLETVTQQITAIYNGRLKVDRICSEIPELADHGVALPPNMQGLTEDQIVELKLKDEWEDMCIPSGGPVFRKDEIGRRNGHAPNDKMKKVLMRTVEEAKALISKKQVQANVCVTVEMVKEALDQLRGAVMIVYPMGLPPHDPIRAEFDNQEDLSGTQASLQVISEDECQLWWAGKEMQRGKKLQDYIGRNEKTKLVVKIQKKGQGAPAREPLVTDEQQKQMMLQHYRRQEELKKLEEADDDSYLDSEWSDRQALKRQFQGLTNIKWGPR from the exons ATGGTGCAGCTGCATGTGAAGCGCGGAGATGAGAGCCAGTTTCTGTTCAACACCACGACTGACTCCCCTCTGGAGACGGTGACCCAACAGATCACTGCCATTTACAACGGGAGGCTCAAAGTGGACAGAATATGTTCAG AGATCCCAGAGCTGGCAGATCATGGCGTGGCACTTCCCCCCAACATGCAGGGGCTGACAGAGGATCAGATTgtggagctgaaactgaaggaTGAGTGGGAAGACATGTGCATTCCCAGCGGAGGGCCAGTCTTTAGAAAGGATGAGATTGGAAGGAGGAATGGACATG CTCCTAATGATAAAATGAAGAAGGTGTTGATGAGGACGGTGGAGGAGGCAAAGGCACTCATCTccaag AAACAGGTTCAAGCTAATGTTTGTGTCACCGTGGAAATGGTAAAGGAAGCACTGGATCAGCTGAGGGGCGCGGTCATGATTGTGTACCCCATGGGACTTCCTCCTCATGACCCTATAAGGGCAGAGTTTGACAACCAGGAAGATCTTTCGGGGACGCAG GCGTCTCTCCAGGTGATCTCCGAGGATGAATGCCAGCTGTGGTGGGCTGGTAAAGAGATGCAGAGAGGCAAAAAGCTGCAGGACTACATTGGcagaaatgaaaagacaaagCTTGTGGTCAAAATTCAAAAG AAAGGACAGGGGGCACCAGCGAGAGAGCCTCTGGTCACCgatgagcagcagaaacagatgaTGCTGCAGCACTACAGAAGGCAGGAAGAACTTAAG AAACTGGAGGAGGCAGACGACGACAGCTACCTGGACTCAGAGTGGTCGGACAGACAGGCCCTCAAACGACAGTTTCAGGGACTTACTAATATCAAATGGGGGCCACGATAA
- the cfap298 gene encoding cilia- and flagella-associated protein 298 isoform X2 encodes MSGKTCAFPAEGQSLERMRLEGGMDMKQVQANVCVTVEMVKEALDQLRGAVMIVYPMGLPPHDPIRAEFDNQEDLSGTQASLQVISEDECQLWWAGKEMQRGKKLQDYIGRNEKTKLVVKIQKKGQGAPAREPLVTDEQQKQMMLQHYRRQEELKKLEEADDDSYLDSEWSDRQALKRQFQGLTNIKWGPR; translated from the exons aTGAGTGGGAAGACATGTGCATTCCCAGCGGAGGGCCAGTCTTTAGAAAGGATGAGATTGGAAGGAGGAATGGACATG AAACAGGTTCAAGCTAATGTTTGTGTCACCGTGGAAATGGTAAAGGAAGCACTGGATCAGCTGAGGGGCGCGGTCATGATTGTGTACCCCATGGGACTTCCTCCTCATGACCCTATAAGGGCAGAGTTTGACAACCAGGAAGATCTTTCGGGGACGCAG GCGTCTCTCCAGGTGATCTCCGAGGATGAATGCCAGCTGTGGTGGGCTGGTAAAGAGATGCAGAGAGGCAAAAAGCTGCAGGACTACATTGGcagaaatgaaaagacaaagCTTGTGGTCAAAATTCAAAAG AAAGGACAGGGGGCACCAGCGAGAGAGCCTCTGGTCACCgatgagcagcagaaacagatgaTGCTGCAGCACTACAGAAGGCAGGAAGAACTTAAG AAACTGGAGGAGGCAGACGACGACAGCTACCTGGACTCAGAGTGGTCGGACAGACAGGCCCTCAAACGACAGTTTCAGGGACTTACTAATATCAAATGGGGGCCACGATAA
- the eva1c gene encoding protein eva-1 homolog C isoform X2, with product MRVTSWTRPFRGLDWSHSLFCLTFLLWTRGMNGLADFSNYLSRIITSHSAHACDGAPLRLHCPRHSTISIQSAFYGSGEARLCRGDPPPGPRGNHSCSAFTALQKLLSECQSHRDCQLPVSHLLFGRDPCPGTTKYLHVDYKSEHKKHVVCEGDVLVLRCKAPKVLNIYAAVYGRSLGQTDICPSRLNGPPPFAVSANEEASQQRPLTLSSVLPSECLNHEAVHLVSKSCYSKQKCVVAVGNQTFRDPCFPGTRKYLTVLYSCVPQTLLKEADPKIIDTTSFPTTEKASPADVDEPSVKGSGRPKSSGAVVSNSLLAYVYIREHPEMAALLFTSSVCVGLLFTLLALSIRVTCRGRDQGLSAKSGSQALRCQERDDDDDDEDEEEETEGDDDDEGTESSLLSAAERKAEYGWDEVTYVSEAAELAERIERRDMIIQEIWMNSYLNGTPC from the exons ATGCGAGTCACGAGCTGGACGCGTCCTTTCCGCGGACTGGACTGGAGCCACAGCCTCTTCTGTCTCACTTTCCTCCTGTGGACCAGAGGCATGAACGGACTCGCTGACTTTTCAA ACTACCTGTCCAGGATCATCACCAGCCACTCGGCTCACGCCTGTGACGGCGCGCCTCTGCGGCTCCACTGTCCCCGCCACTCCACCATCTCCATCCAGTCAGCCTTCTACGGGAGCGGCGAGGCCCGGCTCTGCAGAGGGGACCCTCCGCCCGGACCCCGCGGCAACCACAGCTGTTCAGCTTTCACTGCTCTGcag AAGCTGCTGTCAGAGTGTCAGAGCCACAGAGACTGCCAGCTCCCCGTCAGTCACCTGCTGTTCGGGAGGGACCCTTGCCCCGGCACCACCAAATACCTCCACGTGGATTACAAAT CTGAACACAAAAAGCATGTGGTATGTGAAGGAGACGTCCTGGTCCTGCGCTGCAAGGCCCCCAAGGTGCTGAACATCTACGCAGCCGTCTACGGCCGGAGCCTGGGTCAGACCGACATCTGCCCCTCACGCCTGAACGGACCACCCCCATTCG CTGTTTCAGCGAACGAAGAAGCGTCTCAACAGCGGCCCTTGACTTTGTCTTCGGTGCTCCCTTCAGAGTGTCTGAACCACGAGGCGGTGCACTTGGTGTCCAAGTCCTGCTACAGCAAACAGAAGTGCGTCGTTGCTGTCGGCAACCAGACCTTTCGGGACCCCTGCTTTCCAGGAACCAGGAAGTACCTCACTGTGCTGTATTCCTGTG TACCACAGACATTACTGAAGGAGGCAGACCCCAAGATAATAGACACCACCTCATTTCCTACCACAGAAAAAG CTTCTCCGGCAGATGTGGACGAGCCTTCTGTCAAAGGGTCAGGCAGGCCAAAAAGCTCAGGGGCCGTGGTGAGCAACTCCCTCCTGGCCTACGTCTACATCCGAG AGCACCCAGAAATGGCAGCACTGCTGTTCACCTCCAGCGTGTGCGTCGGCCTCCTCTTCACCCTGCTGGCTCTGTCCATCCGAGTGACCTGCCGAGGGAGAGATCAGGGACTCTCTGCCAAGTCAGGCAGCCAGGCGCTCCGCTGTCAGGAGCGGGATGACGACGATGACgatgaggacgaggaggaggaaacagagGGCGATGATGACGATGAGGGAACAGAGAGCTCGTTACTctcagctgcagagaggaaggcGGAATACGGCTGGGACGAGGTGACTTACGTGAGCGAGGCAGCAGAACTGGCAGAGCGGATCGAGCGGAGAGACATGATCATCCAGGAAATCTGGATGAACTCTTATCTGAACGGCACCCCCTGTTGA
- the eva1c gene encoding protein eva-1 homolog C isoform X3, which yields MRVTSWTRPFRGLDWSHSLFCLTFLLWTRGMNGLADFSNYLSRIITSHSAHACDGAPLRLHCPRHSTISIQSAFYGSGEARLCRGDPPPGPRGNHSCSAFTALQKLLSECQSHRDCQLPVSHLLFGRDPCPGTTKYLHVDYKCKPTEHKKHVVCEGDVLVLRCKAPKVLNIYAAVYGRSLGQTDICPSRLNGPPPFECLNHEAVHLVSKSCYSKQKCVVAVGNQTFRDPCFPGTRKYLTVLYSCVPQTLLKEADPKIIDTTSFPTTEKASPADVDEPSVKGSGRPKSSGAVVSNSLLAYVYIREHPEMAALLFTSSVCVGLLFTLLALSIRVTCRGRDQGLSAKSGSQALRCQERDDDDDDEDEEEETEGDDDDEGTESSLLSAAERKAEYGWDEVTYVSEAAELAERIERRDMIIQEIWMNSYLNGTPC from the exons ATGCGAGTCACGAGCTGGACGCGTCCTTTCCGCGGACTGGACTGGAGCCACAGCCTCTTCTGTCTCACTTTCCTCCTGTGGACCAGAGGCATGAACGGACTCGCTGACTTTTCAA ACTACCTGTCCAGGATCATCACCAGCCACTCGGCTCACGCCTGTGACGGCGCGCCTCTGCGGCTCCACTGTCCCCGCCACTCCACCATCTCCATCCAGTCAGCCTTCTACGGGAGCGGCGAGGCCCGGCTCTGCAGAGGGGACCCTCCGCCCGGACCCCGCGGCAACCACAGCTGTTCAGCTTTCACTGCTCTGcag AAGCTGCTGTCAGAGTGTCAGAGCCACAGAGACTGCCAGCTCCCCGTCAGTCACCTGCTGTTCGGGAGGGACCCTTGCCCCGGCACCACCAAATACCTCCACGTGGATTACAAATGTAAACCCA CTGAACACAAAAAGCATGTGGTATGTGAAGGAGACGTCCTGGTCCTGCGCTGCAAGGCCCCCAAGGTGCTGAACATCTACGCAGCCGTCTACGGCCGGAGCCTGGGTCAGACCGACATCTGCCCCTCACGCCTGAACGGACCACCCCCATTCG AGTGTCTGAACCACGAGGCGGTGCACTTGGTGTCCAAGTCCTGCTACAGCAAACAGAAGTGCGTCGTTGCTGTCGGCAACCAGACCTTTCGGGACCCCTGCTTTCCAGGAACCAGGAAGTACCTCACTGTGCTGTATTCCTGTG TACCACAGACATTACTGAAGGAGGCAGACCCCAAGATAATAGACACCACCTCATTTCCTACCACAGAAAAAG CTTCTCCGGCAGATGTGGACGAGCCTTCTGTCAAAGGGTCAGGCAGGCCAAAAAGCTCAGGGGCCGTGGTGAGCAACTCCCTCCTGGCCTACGTCTACATCCGAG AGCACCCAGAAATGGCAGCACTGCTGTTCACCTCCAGCGTGTGCGTCGGCCTCCTCTTCACCCTGCTGGCTCTGTCCATCCGAGTGACCTGCCGAGGGAGAGATCAGGGACTCTCTGCCAAGTCAGGCAGCCAGGCGCTCCGCTGTCAGGAGCGGGATGACGACGATGACgatgaggacgaggaggaggaaacagagGGCGATGATGACGATGAGGGAACAGAGAGCTCGTTACTctcagctgcagagaggaaggcGGAATACGGCTGGGACGAGGTGACTTACGTGAGCGAGGCAGCAGAACTGGCAGAGCGGATCGAGCGGAGAGACATGATCATCCAGGAAATCTGGATGAACTCTTATCTGAACGGCACCCCCTGTTGA
- the eva1c gene encoding protein eva-1 homolog C isoform X1 — MRVTSWTRPFRGLDWSHSLFCLTFLLWTRGMNGLADFSNYLSRIITSHSAHACDGAPLRLHCPRHSTISIQSAFYGSGEARLCRGDPPPGPRGNHSCSAFTALQKLLSECQSHRDCQLPVSHLLFGRDPCPGTTKYLHVDYKCKPTEHKKHVVCEGDVLVLRCKAPKVLNIYAAVYGRSLGQTDICPSRLNGPPPFAVSANEEASQQRPLTLSSVLPSECLNHEAVHLVSKSCYSKQKCVVAVGNQTFRDPCFPGTRKYLTVLYSCVPQTLLKEADPKIIDTTSFPTTEKASPADVDEPSVKGSGRPKSSGAVVSNSLLAYVYIREHPEMAALLFTSSVCVGLLFTLLALSIRVTCRGRDQGLSAKSGSQALRCQERDDDDDDEDEEEETEGDDDDEGTESSLLSAAERKAEYGWDEVTYVSEAAELAERIERRDMIIQEIWMNSYLNGTPC, encoded by the exons ATGCGAGTCACGAGCTGGACGCGTCCTTTCCGCGGACTGGACTGGAGCCACAGCCTCTTCTGTCTCACTTTCCTCCTGTGGACCAGAGGCATGAACGGACTCGCTGACTTTTCAA ACTACCTGTCCAGGATCATCACCAGCCACTCGGCTCACGCCTGTGACGGCGCGCCTCTGCGGCTCCACTGTCCCCGCCACTCCACCATCTCCATCCAGTCAGCCTTCTACGGGAGCGGCGAGGCCCGGCTCTGCAGAGGGGACCCTCCGCCCGGACCCCGCGGCAACCACAGCTGTTCAGCTTTCACTGCTCTGcag AAGCTGCTGTCAGAGTGTCAGAGCCACAGAGACTGCCAGCTCCCCGTCAGTCACCTGCTGTTCGGGAGGGACCCTTGCCCCGGCACCACCAAATACCTCCACGTGGATTACAAATGTAAACCCA CTGAACACAAAAAGCATGTGGTATGTGAAGGAGACGTCCTGGTCCTGCGCTGCAAGGCCCCCAAGGTGCTGAACATCTACGCAGCCGTCTACGGCCGGAGCCTGGGTCAGACCGACATCTGCCCCTCACGCCTGAACGGACCACCCCCATTCG CTGTTTCAGCGAACGAAGAAGCGTCTCAACAGCGGCCCTTGACTTTGTCTTCGGTGCTCCCTTCAGAGTGTCTGAACCACGAGGCGGTGCACTTGGTGTCCAAGTCCTGCTACAGCAAACAGAAGTGCGTCGTTGCTGTCGGCAACCAGACCTTTCGGGACCCCTGCTTTCCAGGAACCAGGAAGTACCTCACTGTGCTGTATTCCTGTG TACCACAGACATTACTGAAGGAGGCAGACCCCAAGATAATAGACACCACCTCATTTCCTACCACAGAAAAAG CTTCTCCGGCAGATGTGGACGAGCCTTCTGTCAAAGGGTCAGGCAGGCCAAAAAGCTCAGGGGCCGTGGTGAGCAACTCCCTCCTGGCCTACGTCTACATCCGAG AGCACCCAGAAATGGCAGCACTGCTGTTCACCTCCAGCGTGTGCGTCGGCCTCCTCTTCACCCTGCTGGCTCTGTCCATCCGAGTGACCTGCCGAGGGAGAGATCAGGGACTCTCTGCCAAGTCAGGCAGCCAGGCGCTCCGCTGTCAGGAGCGGGATGACGACGATGACgatgaggacgaggaggaggaaacagagGGCGATGATGACGATGAGGGAACAGAGAGCTCGTTACTctcagctgcagagaggaaggcGGAATACGGCTGGGACGAGGTGACTTACGTGAGCGAGGCAGCAGAACTGGCAGAGCGGATCGAGCGGAGAGACATGATCATCCAGGAAATCTGGATGAACTCTTATCTGAACGGCACCCCCTGTTGA
- the eva1c gene encoding protein eva-1 homolog C isoform X4, with the protein MRVTSWTRPFRGLDWSHSLFCLTFLLWTRGMNGLADFSNYLSRIITSHSAHACDGAPLRLHCPRHSTISIQSAFYGSGEARLCRGDPPPGPRGNHSCSAFTALQKLLSECQSHRDCQLPVSHLLFGRDPCPGTTKYLHVDYKCKPTEHKKHVVCEGDVLVLRCKAPKVLNIYAAVYGRSLGQTDICPSRLNGPPPFGELIVSEPRGGALGVQVLLQQTEVRRCCRQPDLSGPLLSRNQEVPHCAVFLCTTDITEGGRPQDNRHHLISYHRKSFSGRCGRAFCQRVRQAKKLRGRGEQLPPGLRLHPRAPRNGSTAVHLQRVRRPPLHPAGSVHPSDLPRERSGTLCQVRQPGAPLSGAG; encoded by the exons ATGCGAGTCACGAGCTGGACGCGTCCTTTCCGCGGACTGGACTGGAGCCACAGCCTCTTCTGTCTCACTTTCCTCCTGTGGACCAGAGGCATGAACGGACTCGCTGACTTTTCAA ACTACCTGTCCAGGATCATCACCAGCCACTCGGCTCACGCCTGTGACGGCGCGCCTCTGCGGCTCCACTGTCCCCGCCACTCCACCATCTCCATCCAGTCAGCCTTCTACGGGAGCGGCGAGGCCCGGCTCTGCAGAGGGGACCCTCCGCCCGGACCCCGCGGCAACCACAGCTGTTCAGCTTTCACTGCTCTGcag AAGCTGCTGTCAGAGTGTCAGAGCCACAGAGACTGCCAGCTCCCCGTCAGTCACCTGCTGTTCGGGAGGGACCCTTGCCCCGGCACCACCAAATACCTCCACGTGGATTACAAATGTAAACCCA CTGAACACAAAAAGCATGTGGTATGTGAAGGAGACGTCCTGGTCCTGCGCTGCAAGGCCCCCAAGGTGCTGAACATCTACGCAGCCGTCTACGGCCGGAGCCTGGGTCAGACCGACATCTGCCCCTCACGCCTGAACGGACCACCCCCATTCGGTGAGTTAAT AGTGTCTGAACCACGAGGCGGTGCACTTGGTGTCCAAGTCCTGCTACAGCAAACAGAAGTGCGTCGTTGCTGTCGGCAACCAGACCTTTCGGGACCCCTGCTTTCCAGGAACCAGGAAGTACCTCACTGTGCTGTATTCCTGTG TACCACAGACATTACTGAAGGAGGCAGACCCCAAGATAATAGACACCACCTCATTTCCTACCACAGAAAAAG CTTCTCCGGCAGATGTGGACGAGCCTTCTGTCAAAGGGTCAGGCAGGCCAAAAAGCTCAGGGGCCGTGGTGAGCAACTCCCTCCTGGCCTACGTCTACATCCGAG AGCACCCAGAAATGGCAGCACTGCTGTTCACCTCCAGCGTGTGCGTCGGCCTCCTCTTCACCCTGCTGGCTCTGTCCATCCGAGTGACCTGCCGAGGGAGAGATCAGGGACTCTCTGCCAAGTCAGGCAGCCAGGCGCTCCGCTGTCAGGAGCGGGATGA
- the haus1 gene encoding HAUS augmin-like complex subunit 1 — MCEKIKKVNSWLGAVFGDQPVPQFEVSTRTVDILYQLAQSSEARCSDTAHLIGDLKQKTSEYQADAAHLQEVLLQGVGLSCTGLSRPAADYVSALVDNAMVLGARDTSLGSFMPAVNSLTSERLEAEKSNRQLERELRALRKRLGATLVLRGTLQEDVEKTAKSQTVESAKAEERMLNMDFVTAKARELSNSRERSEAQLVSRKMDKSVTHQAIVQLSEEVGALKSEIIPLKKKLEPYMDLSPNPSLAQVKIEEAKRELAALDSKLEKNMDFK, encoded by the exons ATGTGTGAAAAGATAAAGAAG gTAAACAGCTGGCTGGGCGCAGTGTTTGGAGACCAGCCAGTGCCACAGTTTGAGGTCAGTACGAGGACAGTGGACATACTGTATCAGCTGGCACAGTCCAGTGAAGCCCGCTGCAGTGACACTGCTCACCTCATTGGGGACTTgaagcagaaaacatcagagTATCAGGCTGATG CTGCTCATCTTCAGGAGGTCCTTCTGCAAGGAGTCGGCCTGTCCTGCACGGGTTTGTCCAGACCGGCTGCGGACTACGTGTCTGCTTTGGTGGACAACGCTATGGTGCTGGGAGCGAGAGACACATCACTGGGCAG TTTTATGCCAGCAGTCAACAGCCTCACCAGTGAACGTCTGGAAGCTGAAAAGTCAAACAGACAACTCGAGAGAGAACTCAGGGCCCTCAGAAAGCGGCTTGGTGCTACCCTGGTGCTGCGGGGAACCTTACAGGA AGATGTCGAGAAAACAGCCAAGTCTCAAACAGTGGAGAGCGCCAAAGCAGAGGAGAGGATGCTCAACATGGATTTTGTGACGGCAAAAGCCAGAGAGCTCAGTAACAGTCGGGAGAGGTCGGAG GCTCAGCTCGTGTCCAGGAAGATGGACAAGTCTGTTACCCACCAGGCCATTGTGCAGCTCTCTGAG GAAGTCGGCGCGCTGAAAAGCGAAATAATCCCCCTGAAGAAGAAACTGGAGCCTTACATGGATCTAAGTCCC AACCCATCTCTTGCACAAGTGAAAATAGAAGAAGCAAAAAGAGAACTT GCCGCACTTGATTCCAAACTTGAGAAAAACATGGATTTTAAATGA
- the mis18a gene encoding protein Mis18-alpha, producing the protein MATEVKSTRRKCINETFESTSVDSSTVEAKLLGRTLDEEEEDEPVVFFCGKCRLPVGDSLSWDGAETGQNQIRLKRVTDNVLIGKETRLLEVGKQSHCLIKDLICRGCDSVLGMIYKSTPRNMDNKRFTFCLSVAAIDSYVLGSASQMLAAEVSKEQPVTLEYRGIVEQQLSEMKMLVLSMAHRLEEIETGLQKECDDGDGH; encoded by the exons ATGGCCACGGAGGTCAAGTCGACCCGTCGAAAATGTATAAACGAGACGTTTGAATCAACCAGCGTGGACTCCAGCACGGTGGAAGCGAAACTGCTCGGCCGAACCTTAGAcgaagaagaggaggacgaaCCCGTGGTCTTCTTCTGCGGGAAGTGCAGACTACCTGTCGGGGATTCGTTGTCCTGGGATGGAGCTGAAACCGGACAGAACCAAATCAGACTGAAGC GGGTGACGGACAACGTCCTGATCGGAAAAGAAACTCGTCTGCTCGAAGTGGGCAAACAGTCTCATTG TCTGATCAAGGACCTGATCTGTCGAGGTTGCGACTCCGTGCTCGGCATGATTTACAAGTCCACTCCAAGGAACATGGACAACAAGAGGTTTACTTTCTGCCTCAGTGTGGCCGCTATCGACAG ctaTGTGCTCGGCTCGGCGAGCCAGATGTTGGCAGCAGAGGTCTCCAAAGAGCAGCCCGTCACGCTGGAGTACAGGGGCATTGTTGAACAGCAGCTGTCGGAG ATGAAAATGCTGGTCCTGTCCATGGCGCACAGGCTGGAGGAGATCGAAACTGGCCTTCAGAAGGAATGCGACGACGGTGACGGACATTAA